One window of the Rosa rugosa chromosome 3, drRosRugo1.1, whole genome shotgun sequence genome contains the following:
- the LOC133737390 gene encoding uncharacterized protein LOC133737390, producing MPHDDPFLITLQMDHYIMSRVLVDTEASVSVLFRDAYKALNRGRAKLSQDNEPLISFSGDIVQPLGSDYLSITVRESPNCSTIKTEFIVIDCASSYNAILGRPTLWRLKTFIAGHMLMMKVPTPVGIATIRGDKAAARQCYSLTVSRGKGKSEMLPVTTDPLTDRYEDPRDDADSDEERPGAVEDIEEVLLSEQFPDRTVKIGTKLDPVIKEDLISFLHSNASAFAWSYEDMPDIPTNIAMHNLSIVPYSAPVRQKRRTFTHDKYQAIQVEVKKLMAINFVREVTYPRWLANVVMVPKKAPGSWHEEHTAFTTDKGLYCYQVVPFGLKNAGATYQRLVNSMFADVIGTIMEVYVDDMLVKSLTPEDHVTNLSIVFAIILHNESFIKLVRLE from the exons atgccccatgatgatcccttcctgatcacgctccaaatggaccactACATAATGTCTCGGGTACTCGTAGATACCGAGGCCTCggttagcgtattatttcgtGATGCatacaaagctttgaacaggGGAAGGGCCAAGCTGTCCcaggataatgagcccctcatCAGCTTTTCAGGAGATATAGTCCAACCACTGGGATCAGATTACTTATCGATCACGGTGAGAGAAAGTCCAAATTGTTCAACGATTAAGACAGAGTTCATTGTCATCGACTGTGCTTCATCCTATAACGCTATCTTGGGACGGCCGACACTCTGGCGTTTGAAGACATTCATTGCAGGCCACATGCTCATGATGAAGGTGCCAACCCCTGTGGGAATAGCCACCATACGGGGTGATAAGGCTGCGGCAAGGCAGTGCTATTCTTTAACGGTATCTCGGGGCAAGGGAAAGTCAGAAATGTTGCCCGTGACCACCGACCCTCTCACAGACAGGTACGAGGACCCCAGAGATGATGCTGACTCtgacgaagaacggcccggtgccgtgGAAGACATCGAAGAGGTCCTGCTATCcgagcagttcccggacaggactgtcAAGATAGGTACCAAGTTGGATCCGGTTATCAAGGAAGACCTAATCTCGTTCCTTCACTCTAACGCATCTGCTTTCGCCTGGTCATACGAAGACATGCCCGATATACCAACTAACATAGCCATGCACAACCTAAGCATTGTTCCTTACTCGGCACCAGTAAGACAGAAGCGCAGAACCTTCACACATGATAAGTACCAGGCTATCCAAGTTGAAGTAAAGAAATTGATGGCCATCAATTTTGTCAGGGAAGTGACATATCCCCGGTGGTTggccaacgtggtcatggtacCAAAGAAGGCACCGGGATCATGGC atGAGGAGCACACCGCTTTCACCACAGACAAAGGTCTTTATTGTTACCAGGTCGTGCCCTTCGGATTGAAGAatgcaggtgccacttatcagcgacttgTCAACTCCATGTTTGCGGATGTCATCGGTACCATCATGGAGGTATatgtggacgatatgctggtcaAAAGCTTAACCCCcgaggaccacgtaaccaacttaTCAATTGTCTTCGCTATCATATTACACAACG AATCATTTATCAAACTTGTCCGTCTGGAGTGA